A genomic segment from Brienomyrus brachyistius isolate T26 chromosome 9, BBRACH_0.4, whole genome shotgun sequence encodes:
- the nes gene encoding nestin isoform X39, translating to MEVPSYMGTEKYQMLELNKRLETYLGRVKFLEEENKLLHGEVEALRQSKNQRVWKGQLEGELRKTREEVEAALREKDRVELEVSNLNEELQMLQLQRKKVAVARAETKKTVDESKKQLEEEHRGQIWLREKLAQLEKELQFHMEVHQEDVSLLQTQIIHTQYVPPHTYVQPQLLGLEDIKQEFSQRAARAWQEAAGSFQNQVQRLEDSLTQAKSRMAQVSQEKKESYLMAQCLAKELEAAQAKKELLEKNVSQQKDRQLKELQHLEVHLEALESEKAELSNQTAAILKDRHNLLQLKLSLGLEVATYRTLLDSESLRPRVSPKIYYQSASTSREVPKHQTIKQSLTPTISVKPGRRSEMTAPTMAPASLQAPKVNPNEKSIRSEMTNNEEDGWCAESPGSPGWSTHYSKADVIDSSLSGDVRAVEADEGEDHAYALSEQMAQELRATVISLDTSVTETSAIRETHIKEMEEECNLEIAGLEKNLTKQPSLAGEELDQDSKNTLKCLTVTPQFAVDIKGLLSSEQTLDVSEKENPDALKADQLEDNFSDRPVEEVSEMTEKYLPVEAVDESLLVWGEKQVGSEEVNGMESMTSGSKSEPESERELELETIPNETDSFGFEALVSNQSNSAELMLDEKTAEESQSSMTEVKGMQFSEEISLNHRQTTTSYEESKDNVGSMAHQQVDELTLEECRTCELKGCVRKLEEENAGDVAEQTCDNGERDEEKIDGVMEVGEENQSFHTSTLIFECPRVEKTNEQQVHLFTNAEQQEFSDNDDVSNATNSWRTGGDLDSTDSYALENTLADTRPLIRYRSDETDMNTQASHLGETDSSEDEEQESGAGIFEKEKRYSLGSRGDRMIEDLIEEPEWEEIQKSENAGCFNNRETDTSQIEEDDGHGIDKIEEKEIHFEGNVGCLESDGKSVLEIDRKAMLSEENIDLDQAEQDRALGNKAYDQTNLNKDMGDHVDGIVSTGSTDTKADLEKYCYDKATPLSSMEVDSNFLPQETDSTDIKADLEKDGEDDPTTQINWEVDSNFLPQATDSTDIKADLDKDSEDDPTTQINLEVDSNFLPQATDSTDIKADLEKDSEDDPTTQINLEMDSNFLPQATDSTDIKADLEKDSEDDPTTQINLEVDSNFLPQATDSTDIKADLEKDSEDDPTTQINWEMDSNFLPQATDSTDIKADLEKDSEDDPTTQINWEVDTNFLPQATDLTDIKADLEKDSEDDPTTQINWEVDTNFLPQATDSADIKEDLEKDSEDDPTTQINWEVDTNFLPQATDSTDIKADLEKDSEDDPTTQINLEMDSNFLPQATDSTDIKADLEKDSEDDPTTQINLEMDSNFLPQATDSTDIKADLEKDSEDDPTTQINLEAESKFLPQETDSTDIKADLEKDSEDDPTTQINLEADSNFLPQQGTIECEEFMEPKSHASCDSETNLVNPVNINSEESSGNLSDNEEGIRKESFVENFTISSYGQSPSTENDNTSEILHSQTVTSDEGSEKVLKSEVTEMRPEQKEEDGENSSMLTNVDFNDDLSLHSEITSIAEVLEHTAISDLEDSYSSEDDSPNASQSLKSINQEDISENHKEKETMTCSVNDSGLIGGTEKHFPKLSSTSIENAWGSSDHIQDDKRGILGTDLKASDQFIQSDENIKEYFSYTEQKYGESKASEQQNGNDHDSETKEDEIFTAEVEGLPRIHEKCTELFSATLNEEFWNSNGKMGAFFHPQECGNSECVHTHPNQNAENTENMLETKQCTELRLKEAQSHGLPVQEQIPAHIEQLLYENMERDKKHSEESLEEEDSWSGGED from the exons ATGGAGGTCCCCAGCTACATGGGAACTGAGAAGTACCAGATGCTGGAGCTCAACAAGCGTTTGGAGACATACCTGGGCAGGGTGAAGTTCCTTGAGGAGGAGAACAAGCTGCTACATGGGGAAGTTGAGGCTCTGAGGCAGAGTAAGAACCAGCGGGTCTGGAAAGGACAGCTGGAGGGTGAGCTGAGGAAGACCAGGGAGGAAGTGGAGGCAGCTTTGAGGGAGAAGGACAGGGTGGAGCTCGAAGTAAGCAATCTTAATGAGGAGCTGCAGATGCTTCAGCTACAGAGGAAGAAGGTGGCAGTTGCCCGGGCTGAGACCAAGAAGACAGTAGATGAAAGTAAGAAACAACTGGAGGAGGAACATAGAGGCCAGATCTGGCTACGAGAGAAGCTGGCTCAACTGGAGAAAGAGCTGCAGTTCCACATGGAGGTCCACCAAGAGGATGTCTCACTCCTGCAAACCCAGATAATCCACACCCAGTATGTCCCTCCTCATACTTATGTTCAACCACAGCTACTTGGCCTTGAGGACATAAAGCAAGAGTTCTCCCAGAGGGCTGCCCGGGCATGGCAGGAGGCAGCGGGATCATTTCAGAACCAGGTTCAGCGTCTGGAAGACTCTCTGACCCAGGCCAAGTCTCGTATGGCCCAGGTGAGCCAAGAGAAGAAGGAGAGCTACTTGATGGCCCAGTGCCTAGCCAAGGAGCTGGAAGCAGCCCAGGCCAAGAAGGAGCTCCTTGAGAAGAACGTTTCTCAACAGAAGGACAGGCAGCTGAAAGAGCTCCAGCACCTAGAG GTGCATCTGGAGGCCCTGGAAAGCGAGAAAGCAGAGCTTAGTAACCAGACTGCGGCTATTCTGAAGGACAGACACAACCTGCTGCAGCTGAAGCTGTCGCTGGGGCTGGAGGTGGCCACATACAG AACTCTACTAGACAGTGAGAGTCTGAGACCACGTGTGTCTCCCAAAATTTACTACCAGAGTGCCAGCACTTCCC GTGAAGTGCCAAAGCATCAGACTATTAAACAAAGCCTTACCCCCACCATTTCAGTAAAGCCTGGGAGGAGGTCTGAGATGACTGCACCAACAATGGCCCCAGCAAGCCTTCAGGCCCCAAAAGTCAACCCTAACGAAAAGTCCATCAGATCTGAAATGACAAATAATGAGGAAGATGGATGGTGTGCAGAGTCACCCGGTTCTCCAGGTTGGTCAACACATTACTCAAAAGCAGATGTGATTGACAGCAGTTTAAGTGGAGATGTAAGAGCCGTTGAGGCCGATGAGGGGGAGGACCATGCCTACGCTCTCTCTGAGCAAATGGCACAAGAATTAAGAGCCACTGTAATTAGTCTAGACACATCTGTCACCGAGACGTCTGCCATCAGGGAAACGCACATTAAAGAAATGGAGGAGGAATGTAATTTAGAGATCGCTGGGCTCGAAAAAAATCTGACAAAGCAGCCGTCCCTTGCAGGAGAAGAGTTAGACCAGGAttcaaaaaacacattaaaatgtttGACAGTGACACCCCAATTCGCTGTTGACATCAAAGGGCTCCTTAGCTCTGAACAAACACTTGatgtttctgaaaaagaaaatccAGATGCTTTGAAGGCCGATCAACTGGAAGACAACTTTAGTGACAGACCTGTAGAGGAGGTCTCTGAAATGACTGAAAAGTACCTTCCAGTTGAAGCTGTAGATGAATCATTGTTAGTATGGGGTGAAAAACAAGTAGGGTCAGAGGAGGTTAATGGAATGGAAAGCATGACATCGGGATCTAAGTCAGAACCAGAATCAGAAAGAGAATTAGAACTGGAAACCATCCCAAATGAGACAGATTCCTTTGGCTTTGAGGCTTTAGTTAGTAATCAGTCCAACTCTGCGGAGTTAATGCTGGATGAGAAAACTGCAGAAGAATCACAGTCATCTATGACAGAAGTAAAGGGTATGCAGTTTTCGGAAGAGATTTCTTTGAATCACAGGCAGACAACAACATCTTATGAAGAAAGTAAGGACAATGTGGGGAGCATGGCCCACCAGCAAGTGGACGAACTGACTCTGGAAGAATGTAGAACTTGTGAACTGAAGGGATGCGTACGTAAATTAGAGGAAGAGAATGCAGGAGATGTAGCAGAACAGACGTGTGATAATGGGGAGAGAGATGAGGAAAAAATAGATGGAGTGATGGAGGTAGGAGAAGAAAATCAGAGTTTCCACACCAGCACTTTGATTTTCGAGTGCCCAAGAGTAGAGAAAACTAATGAACAGCAAGTGCATTTATTCACCAATGCGGAGCAACAAGAATTCTCTGACAATGACGACGTTTCGAATGCCACCAATTCATGGAGAACAGGGGGAGATCTTGACAGCACTGATAGCTATGCTTTGGAGAACACGCTTGCCGACACCCGTCCCTTGATCCGATACAGGAGTGATGAGACAGACATGAACACTCAAGCATCACACTTAGGCGAGACCGActccagtgaggatgaagaACAAGAGTCAGGAGCGGGAATttttgaaaaggaaaaaaggtACAGCCTCGGTTCTAGAGGCGACCGGATGATAGAGGATCTCATTGAAGAGCCAGAATGGGAGGAGATACAAAAGAGCGAGAATGCAGGCTGCTTTAATAATAGAGAGACTGATACAAGTCAAATAGAGGAGGATGATGGTCACGGAATTGATAAAATTGAAGAGAAAGAGATACATTTTGAAGGCAATGTTGGATGTTTGGAATCTGATGGAAAATCTGTACTGGAGATAGACAGGAAAGCAATGTTAAGTGAAGAGAATATAGACCTAGATCAAGCAGAACAGGACAGGGCTCTTGGAAATAAGGCATATGACCAGACAAACCTGAATAAGGACATGGGTGATCATGTTGATGGAATCGTAAGTACAGGTTCAACTGACACCAAAGCAGATTTAGAAAAATATTGTTATGATAAAGCCACACCCCTAAGTAGTATGGAGGTGGACAGCAATTTTCTACCACAAGAAACAGACTCAACTGATATCAAAGCAGATTTAGAGAAAGACGGTGAAGATGACCCCACAACCCAAATTAATTGGGAGGTGGACAGCAATTTTCTACCACAAGCAACAGATTCAACTGATATCAAAGCAGACTTAGACAAAGACAGTGAAGATGACCCCACaacccaaattaatttggaggtGGACAGCAATTTTCTACCACAAGCAACAGATTCAACTGATATCAAAGCAGATTTAGAGAAAGACAGTGAAGATGACCCCACaacccaaattaatttggagatGGACAGCAATTTTCTACCACAAGCAACAGATTCAACTGATATCAAAGCAGATTTAGAGAAAGACAGTGAAGATGACCCCACaacccaaattaatttggaggtGGACAGCAATTTTCTACCACAAGCAACAGATTCAACTGATATCAAAGCAGATTTAGAGAAAGACAGTGAAGATGACCCCACAACCCAAATTAATTGGGAG ATGGACAGCAATTTTCTACCACAAGCAACAGATTCAACTGATATCAAAGCAGATTTAGAGAAAGACAGTGAAGATGACCCCACAACCCAAATTAATTGGGAGGTGGACACCAATTTTCTACCACAAGCAACAGATTTAACTGATATCAAAGCAGATTTAGAGAAAGACAGTGAAGATGACCCCACAACCCAAATTAATTGGGAGGTGGACACCAATTTTCTACCACAAGCAACAGATTCAGCTGATATCAAAGAAGATTTAGAGAAAGACAGTGAAGATGACCCCACAACCCAAATTAATTGGGAGGTGGACACCAATTTTCTACCACAAGCAACAGATTCAACTGATATCAAAGCAGATTTAGAGAAAGACAGTGAAGATGACCCCACaacccaaattaatttggag atGGACAGCAATTTTCTACCACAAGCAACAGATTCAACTGATATCAAAGCAGATTTAGAGAAAGACAGTGAAGATGACCCCACaacccaaattaatttggagatGGACAGCAATTTTCTACCACAAGCAACAGATTCAACTGATATCAAAGCAGATTTAGAGAAAGACAGTGAAGATGACCCCACaacccaaattaatttggaggcGGAGAGCAAGTTTCTACCACAAGAAACAGATTCAACTGATATCAAAGCAGATTTAGAGAAAGACAGTGAAGATGACCCCACaacccaaattaatttggaggcGGACAGCAATTTTCTGCCACAGCAAGGAACTATAGAATGTGAGGAATTCATGGAGCCAAAGAGTCATGCCAGCTGTGACAGTGAAACAAACCTtgtcaatcctgttaatatcaACAGTGAAGAAAGCTCAGGGAATTTGTCAGACAATGAGGAAGGTATCAGAAAAGAATCATTTGTTGAGAACTTCACGATATCATCATATGGGCAGTCACCATCCACTGAAAATGACAACACCAGTGAGATATTACATTCACAAACTGTGACTTCAGACGAAGGGTCAGAAAAAGTGCTGAAAAGTGAGGTAACGGAAATGCGTCCTGAGCAGAAAGAGGAGGATGGCGAGAACTCATCCATGCTAACAAATGTGGATTTCAACGATGATCTCTCATTGCACAGTGAGATCACAAGCATCGCAGAAGTTCTAGAACATACTGCCATATCAGACTTAGAGGATTCGTACAGTTCTGAAGATGACTCACCCAATGCCAGTCAGTCATTAAAATCTATCAATCAGGAGGACATCTCTGAAAATCACAAAGAGAAGGAAACAATGACATGTTCTGTGAATGATTCTGGATTAATAGGAGGGACAGAGAAGCATTTTCCAAAATTATCCAGCACCTCTATAGAAAATGCCTGGGGCAGCAGTGATCACATCCAAGATGATAAGAGGGGGATTCTAGGCACAGATTTAAAGGCATCTGaccagtttatccaaagtgacgaaaacataaaagaatacttttcatACAccgagcaaaaatatggagagTCAAAAGCTTCGGAACAGCAAAATGGAAACGATCATGATAGTGAAACAAAGGAAGATGAGATCTTCACAGCAGAAGTTGAGGGACTTCCCCGAATACATGAAAAATGCACAGAGTTGTTCAGCGCCACTCTTAATGAAGAGTTCTGGAATTCTAATGGAAAGATGGGAGCCTTCTTTCATCCACAGGAGTGTGGGAATTCGGAATGCGTTCACACGCACCCTAATCAGAACGCGGAAAATACAGAGAACATGCTAGAAACAAAACAATGCACAGAATTAAGACTAAAGGAGGCTCAATCACACGGTCTACCAGTGCAAGAGCAGATCCCGGCTCACATCGAGCAGCTATTGTACGAAAACATGGAAAGAGACAAGAAACATTCTGAAGAATCTCTGGAAGAGGAAgactcctggtctggtggagaAGATTAG